One genomic segment of Ostrinia nubilalis chromosome 20, ilOstNubi1.1, whole genome shotgun sequence includes these proteins:
- the LOC135081479 gene encoding putative glutathione-specific gamma-glutamylcyclotransferase 2: protein MWIFGYGSLVWKVDFAYECKVVGYISGYLRRFYQHSIDHRGVPEKPGRVVTLIKSDDPNSKVWGVAYKIRTEDIDQVMKHLDYREKNGYSKKTVTFHPKDKSIEPFSLTLYIATEENESYAGAASVEDIAKQVVNCQGPSGPNKEYVYNLAKAMRQLAPDVYDEHLFTLETSLRQIDPDVKRN, encoded by the exons ATGTGGATCTTCGGCTACGGATCTCTAGTTTGGAAAGTTGACTTTGCTTACGAGTGCAAAGTTGTAGGTTATATTTCAGGTTACCTCAGAAGATTTTATCAGCATAGTATCGACCACAGAGGCGTTCCTGAGAAA CCTGGTCGAGTAGTTACATTGATAAAAAGTGACGATCCAAACAGCAAAGTATGGGGGGTGGCATACAAAATCCGTACCGAAGATATAGATCAAGTTATGAAGCACTTGGACTACAGAGAAAAGAATGGATACTCAAAGAAGACAGTGACATTCCATCCCAAGGATAAGAGCATAGAACCGTTTAGTTTGACCCTGTACATAGCAACAGAGGAGAATGAATCTTATGCAG GAGCAGCATCAGTGGAAGACATAGCAAAACAAGTAGTCAACTGCCAAGGGCCAAGTGGGCCCAACAAGGAATATGTATACAACTTGGCTAAAGCAATGCGACAACTAGCGCCTGATGTATACGATGAACACCTCTTCACTCTGGAAACTTCTTTGCGTCAAATTGATCCAGATGTTAAACGAAATTGA
- the LOC135081486 gene encoding CCR4-NOT transcription complex subunit 9-like, giving the protein MNNMSAQQSPANMQAVVDREKIYSWILELCNPETRENALLELSKKREVVPDLAPMLWHSFGTIAALLQEITNIYVAMIPPTLTAHQSNRVCNALALMQCVASHPETRSAFLQAHVPLFLYPFLHTVSKTRPFEYLRLTSLGVIGALVKTDEQEVITFLLTTEIIPLCLRIMENGSELSKTVATFILQKILLDDSGLCYICQTYDRFSHVAMILGKMVLSLAKDPSARLLKHVVRCYLRLSDNPRARAALRQCLPDQLRDATFTECLQEDNSTKHWLAHLIKNLEAQPPPASPAQQNMYTTR; this is encoded by the exons ATGAATAACATGAGTGCGCAGCAGAGCCCCGCAAATATGCAGGCAGTTGTGGATAGAGAAAAGATATATTCGTGGATATTGGAGCTATGCAATCCAGAGACACGGGAAAATGCTTTACTAGAACTTAGCAAGAAACGTGAGGTAGTTCCAGATTTGGCTCCAATGCTATGGCACAGTTTCGGTACTATAGCCGCGTTGTTGCAGGAGATCACCAACATATACGTGGCCATGATACCGCCGACCCTCACCGCTCACCAAAGCAACCGTGTATGCAATGCCCTGGCACTGATGCAATGCGTCGCTTCCCATCCCGAAACGCGATCTGCATTCCTCCAAGCACACGTCCCTTTATTTCTATATCCTTTTCTCCACACTGTCTCCAAAACACGTCCTTTCGAATACCTAAGATTGACCAGCCTGGGAGTTATCGGTGCTTTAGTAAAAACTGATGAACAGGAAGTTATCACATTTCTGTTGACTACTGAGATAATACCGTTGTGCCTGCGTATAATGGAAAATGGATCTGAATTGTCCAAGACCGTTGCCACATTTATTTTACAGAAGATTTTGTTGGATGACAGTGGATTATGTTATATTTGCCAGACGTACGACAGATTCTCGCATGTAGCAATGATATTAGGAAAAATGGTGCTGTCACTTGCGAAGGATCCGTCCGCACGACTGCTGAAGCATGTGGTCCGCTGTTACTTGCGCCTGTCGGACAACCCTCGGGCTAGGGCTGCACTCAGGCAGTGTCTTCCAGATCAGCTGCGTGATGCAACCTTCACTGAATGTCTCCAAGAGGACAACTCCACTAAGCACTGGTTGGCACACCTGATAAAGAACCTGGAAGCCCAACCTCCCCCGGCTAGCCCAGCCCAACAGAACAT gTACACAACAAGATGA